The Phaseolus vulgaris cultivar G19833 unplaced genomic scaffold, P. vulgaris v2.0 scaffold_30, whole genome shotgun sequence genome window below encodes:
- the LOC137817326 gene encoding DNA repair protein RAD51 homolog 2: MANKLIKQMGLPKSIANIFTARNIITAKDALSHTEFELMELLDVDKEEVTSAMAHVSEVVCPPCQTALLLLEQRVRNETLAGHLPTHLKGLDEALCGGIPFGVLTELVGPAGIGKTQFCLKLSLLASLPASCGGLDGRVIYIDIESKFRSKRLIEIGINSFPEIFLKKGMAQEMAGRILVLRPTSLSEFAESLYQIKVSLLQQQVKLLIIDSMAALVLGEHECGTSRQQALGVHVSFIKSLAEFSRIPVILTNQVRSQFGDESRMYSFQAQSRSTIKDNPATYDSHLVAALGINWAHAVTIRLVLEARSGQRFIKLAKSPISPPLAFPFKITSSGVVLLDDDGIEMKGSEINTIQCQGLSLSSLAVNSMEYVLCTKNT, from the exons ATGGCGAACAAGCTCATCAAGCAGATGGGATTGCCCAAATCCATAGCCAACATCTTCACTGCTCGCAACATCATCACCGCCAAG GATGCATTGTCTCACACTGAATTTGAGTTGATGGAATTGTTGGACGTTGATAAGGAAGAAGTAACATCCGCAATGGCGCATGTTAGCGAAGTCGTGTGTCCACCGTGTCAAACT GCGTTACTACTGCTGGAGCAGCGAGTACGCAACGAGACTCTGGCCGGTCATCTTCCCACTCATTTGAAAGGTTTGGATGAAGCCTTGTGCGGCGGTATACCTTTTGGTGTTTTGACAGAGTTGGTTGGTCCAGCAGGAATTGGCAAAACACAG TTTTGCTTAAAGCTGTCACTGCTGGCTTCGCTGCCGGCTAGTTGTGGAGGGTTAGATGGCCGTGTGATATATATTGATATTGAATCCAAATTTAGGTCAAAAAG ATTGATAGAGATTGGAATAAACAGTTTTCCTGAAATATTTCTTAAGAAGGGAATGGCACAGGAG ATGGCTGGTAGAATCCTGGTTTTGCGTCCTACATCACTTTCTGAATTTGCTGAGAG TTTGTACCAGATCAAGGTATCCCTCCTTCAGCAACAAGTGAAATTGCTCATCATTGATAGCATGGCTGCTCTAGTTTTAGG tGAACATGAGTGTGGGACCTCTAGACAACAAGCATTGGGTGTGCATGTTTCTTTTATCAA GTCACTTGCAGAATTTTCACGAATTCCAGTTATATTGACAAATCAAGTAAGATCTCAATTTGGTGATGAATCTCGCATGTATTCCTTTCAAG CACAGAGCCGCTCTACAATAAAAGATAACCCTGCTACATATGATTCTCATCTGGTTGCTGCATTGGGAATTAACTGGGCTCATGCTGTGACCATCCGTCTTGTACTTGAAGCCAGATCAG GGCAAAGGTTTATTAAGTTAGCAAAATCTCCCATATCACCTCCTCTGGCTTTCCCCTTTAAGATAACTTCATCAGGGGTGGTTCTGCTGGATGATGATGGGATAGAAATGAAAGGGTCAGAAATAAACACTATTCAGTGCCAAGGTTTGTCATTGAGCTCTCTTGCCGTTAACTCTATGGAATATGTTTTGTGTAcgaaaaatacttaa